A part of Paenibacillus sp. 481 genomic DNA contains:
- a CDS encoding TrmH family RNA methyltransferase, which translates to MSNYMNKDNIITSVQNSRVKQWAQLQERKHRKRERRFLVEGTHLVLEAMKSGARVECVAYDEAVGLPQELLPHADSDSGRFIEWIGVTDAIIRKCCDTETPQPVFAVVGMLDSETEALFTKGDGLVVVVDGVQDPGNLGTIIRTADAVGASGVVVGKGSVDVYNAKTVRSTMGSMFHLPVVEGDLAELLPQAKATGARVVSTSLQATSSCYEYDFRQATWLVVGNEGQGVSPAVQALVDEAVIIPMQGQAESLNVAMATTVLLYEAMRQRLYA; encoded by the coding sequence ATGAGCAACTATATGAATAAAGATAATATAATTACGTCTGTCCAAAATTCGCGTGTGAAGCAGTGGGCGCAATTGCAAGAGCGGAAACATCGTAAACGCGAGCGACGCTTTCTCGTTGAGGGTACTCATTTGGTGCTGGAAGCGATGAAATCAGGCGCGCGTGTCGAATGTGTTGCCTACGATGAGGCTGTTGGCCTACCGCAGGAGTTGCTGCCGCACGCGGATTCGGATTCAGGACGATTCATCGAATGGATTGGCGTCACGGATGCGATTATTCGGAAGTGCTGCGATACGGAAACGCCGCAGCCAGTGTTCGCAGTTGTAGGGATGTTGGATTCGGAGACAGAAGCCTTGTTTACGAAGGGCGACGGGCTCGTTGTGGTGGTGGACGGGGTGCAAGACCCGGGCAACCTAGGCACTATTATTCGTACTGCCGATGCGGTCGGAGCAAGTGGCGTTGTCGTAGGTAAAGGCTCGGTCGATGTGTACAACGCGAAGACGGTGCGCTCGACGATGGGCTCGATGTTTCATTTGCCGGTCGTGGAGGGCGATTTAGCGGAGCTGCTGCCGCAGGCAAAAGCAACTGGTGCGCGTGTCGTTAGCACGAGCTTGCAGGCGACGTCGTCGTGCTACGAGTATGATTTCCGGCAAGCGACGTGGCTTGTGGTGGGCAACGAGGGCCAAGGAGTGTCGCCAGCGGTTCAGGCGCTGGTGGACGAGGCGGTCATTATTCCGATGCAGGGCCAAGCGGAATCGCTCAATGTGGCGATGGCGACGACGGTGTTGCTGTACGAGGCGATGCGCCAGCGGCTTTATGCGTAG
- the cas3 gene encoding CRISPR-associated helicase Cas3' — MYYAHRTECEDRKKWQELKEHLKEVATNTALFAKVFDASEWGSAIGLLHDLGKYSDKFQRRLKGSSIRVDHSTAGAQAIMKHWGKNYGIIPAYIIAGHHSGLPNYGSTLGHSSDLAMRLENDRIEPYEHGCNEIQLPDLPSPPKLRAGIDCGMQFSLYTRMLFSCLIDADSLNTEKYADSERHGLRQPSLSIEEMIEKYENHMKPFAIPSAPIDSYRNELLHECIAAAKGETGLYSLSMPTGSGKTLASLGFALYHAKEHGLSRIIYVIPYTSIIEQNASIFRGIFGADVVLEHHSNVQRIMKNDEVEGDRESEEQAEHIKSLNIKLQLAEENWDASLIVTTNVQFFESLFSSKRSKCRKLHRIANSVVIFDEAQMINGEFFKPSIYAVDELSRNYKVTALFCTATQPEIKQLFPEHVQSKINIYEIVKDVPLRSRQFERTRLHQLGRQTINEIAGHMRTQQRALCIVNTRKTAREVYRALSEEYSHPEDGLFHLSARMCPQHRLHFLTIIQQRLKDGLPCRVISTQLIEAGVDIDFPVVFRELAGLDSIAQAAGRCNRNDNLPNGQRGNVYVFELEQGLPPGWFSTVGAVARDVMKQYGEQSLSVESIKHYFNELYFYQTTGKDRTDAQDILGQLNCNVKRMQFPFKDVDKSFNLIGHEMQTVLIPYDDDAKRLLDKLRDANYIRPLLRSLQRYAITLYKDEFDAYKQAGALEEVRDGVYKLTNLKSYSDDLGLLPFSIEHHKMEALFA; from the coding sequence ATGTATTATGCTCACCGAACAGAATGTGAAGATCGGAAAAAATGGCAGGAACTTAAAGAACATTTGAAGGAAGTAGCAACCAATACGGCTTTGTTTGCGAAAGTGTTCGATGCTAGTGAATGGGGAAGTGCAATCGGTTTGCTCCATGACCTAGGGAAATATTCTGACAAATTTCAACGGCGTCTTAAAGGAAGCTCAATTCGAGTTGATCATTCGACTGCTGGAGCACAAGCTATTATGAAGCATTGGGGCAAAAACTATGGCATTATACCAGCTTATATCATTGCGGGTCACCATTCAGGGCTACCTAACTACGGAAGTACATTGGGACATTCCTCAGATCTAGCCATGAGATTGGAGAATGATAGGATTGAGCCCTATGAACATGGCTGCAATGAAATTCAACTGCCAGATCTACCAAGTCCACCAAAACTGCGAGCGGGGATAGATTGTGGAATGCAATTTTCTCTGTATACACGTATGTTATTTTCTTGTCTCATAGACGCTGATTCTTTAAATACGGAAAAATACGCAGACAGTGAACGTCATGGGCTGCGTCAACCTTCACTCTCAATCGAAGAGATGATTGAAAAATACGAAAATCATATGAAACCATTTGCGATACCATCTGCTCCTATTGATTCATATCGAAATGAATTGCTTCATGAATGTATAGCTGCTGCCAAAGGTGAAACAGGACTATATTCACTAAGCATGCCGACCGGCAGTGGAAAGACGTTGGCTTCACTTGGATTTGCTCTATATCACGCCAAGGAGCACGGACTATCACGAATCATTTATGTGATACCATATACTTCTATAATTGAGCAAAATGCCAGTATATTCAGGGGAATATTCGGAGCCGATGTCGTTTTGGAGCATCACTCTAATGTACAGCGGATCATGAAAAACGATGAAGTGGAGGGAGATAGGGAGAGCGAAGAACAAGCGGAGCATATCAAATCTTTGAATATTAAGCTCCAGCTTGCAGAAGAAAATTGGGACGCCTCCCTTATCGTAACTACGAACGTACAATTCTTTGAATCGCTATTTTCAAGTAAACGATCGAAATGCCGAAAGCTTCATCGCATCGCAAATAGCGTTGTCATTTTCGATGAAGCTCAGATGATTAACGGTGAGTTTTTCAAGCCTTCTATTTATGCAGTGGATGAGTTGTCGCGGAACTATAAGGTGACTGCTCTCTTTTGCACGGCTACTCAGCCAGAAATAAAACAATTGTTTCCTGAACATGTGCAGAGCAAAATAAATATCTACGAAATCGTGAAAGATGTGCCTCTGCGCTCACGGCAATTCGAGCGCACGCGTTTACATCAGCTAGGACGTCAGACAATTAACGAGATAGCTGGCCACATGAGAACTCAACAGCGAGCATTATGTATTGTAAATACAAGAAAAACAGCACGTGAAGTGTATCGTGCGCTCTCGGAAGAGTATTCCCATCCCGAGGATGGATTGTTTCACCTCAGTGCTCGTATGTGTCCACAACATCGGTTGCATTTCTTAACGATCATCCAACAACGTCTAAAAGATGGTTTACCGTGTCGCGTTATAAGTACTCAGCTTATTGAGGCAGGAGTGGATATTGATTTCCCAGTCGTATTTAGGGAGTTAGCAGGACTAGATTCGATTGCTCAAGCAGCGGGACGCTGCAATCGCAATGATAACCTACCTAATGGTCAACGAGGAAATGTGTATGTGTTTGAGTTGGAACAAGGGCTACCACCGGGATGGTTCAGCACAGTAGGGGCAGTAGCAAGGGATGTAATGAAGCAGTATGGAGAGCAATCCCTTTCTGTTGAATCGATCAAACATTACTTTAACGAACTCTATTTTTATCAGACGACTGGAAAAGATCGTACGGATGCTCAGGACATTCTAGGTCAGTTGAATTGCAACGTAAAACGTATGCAATTTCCCTTTAAAGACGTGGATAAGTCTTTCAACCTGATCGGTCATGAAATGCAAACTGTACTGATTCCTTATGATGACGATGCAAAACGATTGCTAGATAAGTTACGGGATGCCAATTATATCCGACCGCTGCTCCGTTCCTTGCAACGCTATGCGATAACCTTATACAAGGATGAGTTTGATGCATATAAACAGGCTGGAGCGCTCGAAGAAGTACGAGATGGCGTGTACAAACTTACTAATCTTAAATCATATTCGGATGACTTGGGGTTACTGCCTTTTTCCATCGAGCATCACAAGATGGAGGCTTTATTTGCATAA